From the genome of Nicotiana sylvestris chromosome 2, ASM39365v2, whole genome shotgun sequence, one region includes:
- the LOC104249938 gene encoding 5'-adenylylsulfate reductase 3, chloroplastic-like gives MALAFTSSTAIHTSLSSSSYEQPKVSQLGNFQLLDQPQIPLKALNFSQRRCVVKPLNAEPKRNESIVPSAATIAAPLPEVEEKVEAEDYEKLAKELENASPLEIMDKALENFGNDIAIAFSGAEDVALIEYAHLTGRPFRVFSLDTGRLNPETYQLFDAVEKHYGIRIEYMFPDAVEVQALVRSKGLFSFYEDGHQECCRVRKVRPLRRALKGLRAWITGQRKDQSPGTRSEIPVVQVDPVFEGLDGGIGSLVKWNPVANVDGKDVWNFLRAMNVPVNSLHSKGYVSIGCEPCTRPVLPGQHEREGRWWWEDAKAKECGLHKGNIKDENVNGNRNSAVQANGSANVADIFDTKDIVTLSRPGIENLLKLEDRREPWLVVLYAPWCRFCQAMEGSYVELAEKLEGSGVKIGKFRADGEQKTFAQQELQLGSFPTILFFPKHSSQPIKYPSEKRDVDSLMAFVNALR, from the exons ATGGCTTTGGCTTTCACTTCTTCAACTGCAATTCATACCTCTCTTTCTTCGTCTTCTTATGAACAACCCAAAG TATCCCAATTGGGCAACTTTCAGCTATTGGATCAGCCACAAATTCCTTTGAAAGCATTGAATTTTTCTCAGAGGCGTTGTGTGGTGAAGCCATTAAACGCTGAGCCTAAAAGGAATGAGTCGATAGTTCCATCAGCAGCAACAATTGCTGCTCCTCTACCTG AGGTGGAAGAGAAAGTAGAGGCAGAGGACTATGAGAAACTGGCGAAGGAGCTTGAAAATGCCTCACCTCTTGAGATTATGGATAAGGCCCTTGAAAATTTTGGAAATGATATTGCCATTGCTTTCAG TGGTGCTGAAGATGTCGCTTTGATAGAGTATGCTCATTTAACCGGTCGACCATTTAGAGTGTTCAGCCTTGATACCGGGAGGTTGAATCCAGAGACCTACCAACTCTTTGATGCTGTCGAGAAGCACTATGGTATTCGCATTGAATACATGTTTCCTGATGCTGTAGAAGTTCAGGCCTTAGTGAGGAGCAAAGGTCTTTTCTCATTCTATGAAGATGGCCACCAAGAATGCTGCCGTGTTAGGAAAGTTAGGCCCCTGAGGAGAGCCCTCAAAGGCTTGCGTGCCTGGATCACAGGGCAACGAAAAGATCAGTCCCCTGGAACTCGATCTGAAATTCCTGTTGTCCAAGTAGACCCCGTTTTCGAGGGGTTGGATGGTGGAATTGGAAGTTTAGTGAAGTGGAACCCGGTGGCTAATGTGGACGGCAAGGATGTATGGAACTTCTTACGTGCGATGAATGTACCTGTGAACTCTTTGCATTCAAAAGGTTATGTCTCCATTGGATGCGAACCTTGCACAAGGCCAGTCCTACCCGGACAACACGAGAGAGAAGGAAGGTGGTGGTGGGAGGACGCCAAGGCCAAGGAATGTGGCTTGCACAAAGGAAACATCAAAGACGAAAATGTAAATGGTAATCGTAACAGTGCTGTGCAAGCAAATGGTAGTGCCAATGTTGCTGATATTTTTGACACTAAGGACATTGTTACCTTGAGTAGACCTGGAATTGAGAACCTATTGAAATTGGAAGACCGGAGAGAGCCTTGGCTTGTTGTTCTTTATGCTCCGTGGTGCCGCTTCTGCCAG GCAATGGAAGGATCATATGTGGAATTGGCAGAGAAGTTGGAGGGTTCTGGTGTGAAGATTGGGAAGTTCAGGGCAGATGGTGAGCAGAAAACATTTGCACAACAAGAGTTGCAGCTTGGCAGCTTTCCCACAATACTATTCTTTCCTAAGCACTCTTCACAGCCTATTAAGTACCCATCAGAAAAGAGGGATGTAGATTCCTTGATGGCTTTTGTGAATGCTCTTAGGTGA